From Vigna unguiculata cultivar IT97K-499-35 chromosome 5, ASM411807v1, whole genome shotgun sequence, the proteins below share one genomic window:
- the LOC114186169 gene encoding transcription factor MYB90-like: MEGRLSGLRKGAWSQTEDERLRECVQLYGEGKWHLVPQRSGLNRCRKSCRLRWLNYLKPNIKRGDFSEDEVDLIIRLHKLLGNRWSLIAGRIPGRTSNDVKNYWNTNMRRKVQSHSKDEENNNKNNVKESERSWKPHHQVIKPVPRALPKASPLVQRQFMSCSKVGVSEAVSAASENWWETLLDENEDNIAVNDDTCFPRAKDGSFELWNEELGSIASEFLAEGETWKDFLLN; this comes from the exons ATGGAAGGAAGATTATCAGGATTGAGGAAAGGAGCATGGAGTCAAACTGAAGATGAGCGTCTCAGAGAATGCGTGCAACTCTATGGGGAAGGAAAATGGCACCTTGTTCCTCAAAGATCAG GGTTGAACAGATGCAGGAAGAGTTGTAGGCTGAGATGGTTGAACTATTTGAAACCAAATATCAAGCGAGGTGATTTTAGTGAAGATGAGGTCGATTTGATCATCAGATTGCATAAGCTTTTGGGAAACAG GTGGTCTCTGATCGCAGGAAGAATTCCGGGAAGAACTTCGAACGATGTGAAGAATTACTGGAACACCAACATGCGCCGCAAAGTACAATCTCACAGCAAAGATGAGGagaacaacaacaagaacaacGTGAAAGAATCCGAAAGAAGTTGGAAACCCCACCACCAAGTGATAAAGCCTGTGCCTCGAGCTTTGCCAAAAGCATCGCCCTTGGTGCAAAGGCAATTCATGAGTTGTTCGAAAGTTGGAGTTAGTGAAGCTGTTTCAGCAGCCTCTGAGAATTGGTGGGAAACTCTGTTAGATGAGAATGAAGATAACATTGCAGTTAACGACGACACGTGCTTCCCACGTGCAAAAGATGGATCCTTTGAACTTTGGAATGAAGAACTTGGTTCCATTGCTTCTGAGTTTCTTGCAGAAGGTGAAACATGGAAGGATTTTCTTCTTAATTAA